In the genome of Pseudomonas fluorescens, the window CTCAACGGTCGGGCTCTTGAAAGGCGTCTCGCTGCGTTCACAGCAACACACGCTGCTATAAAAGCAGGTCTATTCCGTGCGGAAAAGGTCTTTCCGCAGCGTATGCGAAATTACCCCCAACTTGACCACGCGTTTGCATTCGACCTGACCAGTCATTTGCATTCGTTCTGACCACCGATTGCATCGGATTTGACCAGCACGCTTTGTAACCATGATCGGCAGAGAACGGCCGATACTGTCGAAAAAGTCGGCCATGGTTTGCGCATCGGAAAAGTACGCGTCCGAGATTGAAATCTTTACTTTTGGCAGAGGCTTGCGGACTCGGATTTTACGTAGCAGCGTCCCAAAAAGGCGTTTTAACCAGCCAATGGTCAGGCAGTTTGGGCAGACCGACTTTTTCAACACAATCGGCCAAGAGCGGACATTGGCTCTTTCATGTTAGAACGAATACGAAATCATACCCTGGCAGTCAGCGCTAAGGTTTCGAGGCTTAGGTCGAAAACCGCTATACAAGCCCGTGCATGTCGCCTGCCAATCGTGACAGCACATTTCAACCAAACAGGACTGGGCAACAGGTGAAATGGTCGCGCGTGCTTATCAAGCTTCGACTAATATCAGTGCTGCTTGCACCCCACCCTCTAAAATTTCTTCAGCTAGCAGTGGATCAGCTACTGCCCTGGCAATTTGAAGCGTGCCGGCCATAAGGCTGAAAACCGCTGTCGCCCGTTTTTGATTGTGTTCAGACTTCGGATTTGGGAATAACGCTGCGAGGCTTCGAACATACGCGACCAGGCCCTCTTCATAGGCTTCCTTTGTCAGATCTGGCTGGCGACCTATTTCAGGCAATAAAGCTGCAGAAGGACATCCTTCCTCGTATCCCTTCAGGTGTGATGTGTTCAGGTATCGCCGAATGGCATCTTCAATACCAATCGACCCGGCAGCGGCATCAACCAAATTTCCGAGCTGCTCAGCCAATGCGTTAGAGAGTGCTTCCCGGACCAAGGCATCCTTAGAATCAAAATGCGGATAAAAGGCACCTTTCGTCAACCCCGATTCAGCCATGATGCCGGCCAAACCAGATGCAGAAATCCCATCTTTGCGAAAGCGTCTAGACGCAATGTCAATGATGCGTTTCCGCGTGTTTTCTTTATGGCCTTTATCAAAGCGCATTTTAATTTACCTATCATCGGATACCTGGAACCGGGTAGCACACCCATTTCCGCGTTCCTTCTGTTTACGATACTGCGGCTACCAGTGCCGCTTGCAAGTCCTCATCAAGTTTACGCGCAACCGCGTCGACCTTGTTATTGCCAAATTGGCCAAAAACGGAGAGCGGGCGGTCGTACTCGAAGGCGGCCACTCCATTTGCGTCTTCGCGTAAAAGCACGCGAATGGGGGCGTACAACGAGGCGGAGATATGATGCCGCGACATTTTGGATGCCGTGAGTGGATTTCCAATGTCGTATTGAATCGCGTGACGCTGGAGCCCGGCGATTCCCAGCAACGCGCCGTGATCTCTAACTCCAAAGATGGACAACGCTGGTAGAGCTTCAAGCTCTTTCAATGCGCGGATGGTTTCTCCATACCGTAGCAGCGTGAAAATGCCGTCGTCGATCCGAGGGATTAACCGTTCAAGTTTGGCCTTGACGACGGCGAATGAGTTGCTCGATTGAATCGTGACATGCTCGACGGCAATCGTTTTCATGAAGGAAGTTTGATTTTCCATTTTTACTGATCCTATAGAGTGATACAGCTACTTAGGCCCGTTACACCTGATCACTGGAATGCGATCGCTCAAAAATCAGATCGGCGAGGTCAGCACGCCAACGGCCGCTTCGACTCGACGTGCAACATGGAGCAGGGATCGATCTCGACCATATGGGCCATCAATTTCAAGACC includes:
- a CDS encoding TetR/AcrR family transcriptional regulator encodes the protein MRFDKGHKENTRKRIIDIASRRFRKDGISASGLAGIMAESGLTKGAFYPHFDSKDALVREALSNALAEQLGNLVDAAAGSIGIEDAIRRYLNTSHLKGYEEGCPSAALLPEIGRQPDLTKEAYEEGLVAYVRSLAALFPNPKSEHNQKRATAVFSLMAGTLQIARAVADPLLAEEILEGGVQAALILVEA
- a CDS encoding DUF302 domain-containing protein, with amino-acid sequence MENQTSFMKTIAVEHVTIQSSNSFAVVKAKLERLIPRIDDGIFTLLRYGETIRALKELEALPALSIFGVRDHGALLGIAGLQRHAIQYDIGNPLTASKMSRHHISASLYAPIRVLLREDANGVAAFEYDRPLSVFGQFGNNKVDAVARKLDEDLQAALVAAVS